The following are encoded in a window of Spirochaetaceae bacterium genomic DNA:
- a CDS encoding phosphatidylinositol 4-kinase, with product MNGNIKVGSVVGVLEPLVGVEYGQPSNNIFKGKVKLLDKTETICFIKLLPSNKELAIELFCAKLANNLNLQVPQPILIAIGKNRHSSIRTNCYAYGYEWLTSIPFASKIGKLPIGHPSVPPMAIFDELILNDDRHYGNILIENKDNKIRHYIDHEQALQINSLSHYFEAINRNWLVKELIEHKAIELSTLFARSNFYDNLSDSLYNEVTRGIASLVNTCFDECSEVFRKAKLSVVDFTGERDFLINRGGQLKDVVAKQIEKRGKEKK from the coding sequence GGTTGGAGTAGAATATGGGCAGCCATCAAATAATATCTTTAAAGGGAAGGTAAAGCTGTTAGATAAAACAGAAACTATTTGTTTTATTAAACTATTGCCTAGTAATAAAGAGTTAGCTATTGAATTATTTTGTGCTAAATTAGCTAATAATCTTAATTTGCAAGTTCCTCAACCTATTTTAATAGCTATTGGGAAAAATAGGCATAGTAGCATAAGAACAAACTGTTATGCTTATGGTTATGAATGGCTTACTAGTATACCTTTTGCCAGCAAAATAGGGAAACTTCCTATAGGGCATCCATCTGTACCGCCAATGGCCATTTTTGATGAATTAATTTTAAATGACGATAGGCATTACGGCAATATTTTAATTGAGAATAAAGATAATAAAATTCGTCATTATATCGACCATGAACAAGCTTTACAAATTAATAGCTTATCTCATTATTTTGAAGCAATTAATAGAAATTGGCTGGTTAAAGAACTGATAGAGCATAAAGCCATTGAATTAAGCACACTTTTTGCAAGAAGCAATTTTTACGATAATCTTTCCGATAGTTTATATAATGAAGTAACAAGAGGTATTGCTTCACTTGTCAATACTTGCTTTGATGAATGCTCTGAAGTTTTTCGTAAAGCAAAGCTTTCTGTAGTCGATTTTACAGGTGAAAGAGATTTTTTAATAAATCGTGGCGGTCAACTGAAAGATGTAGTAGCCAAACAAATTGAAAAAAGAGGAAAAGAGAAGAAATGA
- a CDS encoding gamma carbonic anhydrase family protein: protein MLYEVNGRAPQVHPQSFVAPSANLIGQVTIEKEASVWFNAVMRGDVSRIVLGEGSNFQDGSVAHGDTGKDVIIGKNVTIGHNAIIHACTIGDGCLIAMGAIVLSGAKIGKNCLIAAGAVVSEGMEIPDNSLAVGVPAKVVKEISSLIAQRMQIGSRHYIDKIKEYNTLKLI from the coding sequence ATGTTATACGAAGTAAATGGGCGAGCCCCGCAGGTGCACCCGCAAAGTTTTGTGGCCCCATCGGCTAATTTAATAGGGCAGGTAACTATCGAAAAAGAAGCCAGTGTGTGGTTTAATGCTGTTATGCGCGGCGATGTTAGCCGTATCGTGCTGGGTGAGGGTAGTAACTTTCAGGACGGTAGTGTAGCGCACGGCGATACCGGTAAAGATGTAATTATTGGTAAAAATGTAACTATTGGGCATAATGCTATTATCCATGCGTGTACGATTGGCGATGGCTGTTTAATTGCGATGGGAGCTATTGTTTTAAGCGGGGCTAAAATTGGTAAAAACTGCCTCATTGCCGCCGGCGCTGTAGTGAGTGAAGGTATGGAGATACCCGATAACAGCTTAGCGGTAGGTGTACCGGCCAAAGTGGTTAAAGAAATTAGTTCGCTAATTGCTCAGCGTATGCAAATCGGCAGCCGGCATTATATTGATAAAATTAAAGAATATAACACTTTAAAGTTAATTTGA